The genomic window ACACGCACGGTCAGCGAACTTGGCGGACGCCTGCTGCGCGGCGGCTTCCACATGCTGTCCGGTGACAGCCGCGAAGCACCGCTTCCCTTCCAGTCGCCAAACACGGTCTTCAACACCACCATCACACGGCACCGCCGGTTTGGTGTTGCGACCTTGCCGCTGAGCCGCGTCAAGGATGCCGGCAAGAACCTCGACGCCACCATCAATGATCTGGTGTTGGCGATTTGCTCCGGCGCGTTGCGCAAATATCTTAAGCTGCACAATTCCCTGCCGACCAAGCCACTGACGACCATGTGCCCGGTTTCTGTGCGGCCCAAGGACGCGGTGCAGGAAGGCAACTCGATCTCGATGATCATCACCACGCTGGCAACCGACGTGGAAGATCCGCTGGAGCGCCTCGAGGTCATCAAGCGCTCGTCACGGGCTGCCAAGGACAAGGTCAACCACTTGTCCCGCGAAGCAGCGACCAACTACTCGCTGCTTCTCAATGCAGCCGTGCTGGCGACAAATGCCGTTGGCCTTGGCGGCACGGTTCCCCCGCCCGCCAACCTTGTTATTTCCAATGTGCCGGGTCCGCGCGAGCAGCTGTTCATCAATGGTGCGAAGCTGGTCGCCAACTACCCGATGTCTGTCCTGGTTCACAGCCAGGCCCTGAACATCACCGTGACCAGCTACATGGACTCCATCGACTTTGGCCTGATGGCTGACCGTGAGACCATTCCCGACGTGGATGTCATGGCGGAAATGATCACCGAGGCCGCGCTCGATCTGGAAGAAGCATTTGAACGCAAGATGGAAACCCAGGCGTTCCAGGCATCTGAAGCCCTCGCGGGTCATAAGCGCCTGAAGGAAGCCCAGGCCGAGGCTCAGGCGAAGGCCGCTGCAAAGCGCAAGCGCAAAGCAAAAGCTTCAACCAAGAAAGCCCCGACTAAAAAGGCTGCTGCCAAAAAGAAGGCAGCACCCAAGGCCAAAGCCAAGCGTGCGTCCAAGCCAAATGCAAAGGCAAAGTCTTCGCCCAAGGCAGACAACACGAACAAGGCTGAAACAGTGGCTGTCACAGCAACAGTAGACACGCCGGTGCCCACGCCTCCTGGTGAGACCTTCTCATCTGCAGCTGAATAGCACCCATCACAACGTGATCGCAGGGGGCTGGCCTAATTGGCCAGCCCTCCGGCACCACCGCGTCCAGCGAGGATGCGGAACCGCAGACTGATGACAGTCGCGGAGAAGACGCTGGCAACCAGGAACGCTTCAAGCAATCCGATGGGCCCGCGCTCCAGATGCAAACCCAGATACCACGCCAAAGGCACCATGATCCCGAAGTAAGAGATCAGGTGGAAACCTGTCGGCACCCATGTTTCCCCCATGCCACGCAACGCACTGGCCATGACGGTCTGCACCGTGTCCAGCGGCAGAACCAGCGCAATGAAGGCAATCATGCCTGCAGCAAGCACGATGAGGTCCATGTCATCGCCATAGGCACCGGCAATGGGCTCGGCAAATATGATCAGGACCGCACCAAGCGCCGTCATCACCATCAGGTTGAAAGCAAGACCGGTCCAGCCGGCAACCGCCATCTGATCCTTGTCGCGCTGGCCGTAGTAGAACCCGACACGCACCGCTGTGGCCGTGCCAATGCCAATAGACACCATGAAGGCCACGGCAAAGGCATTGAACGTCACGGCATAGCCCGCAAGCGCTATGGGGCCCATCAGCCCGGCCATCAACTGCATGATGGAGAAGGCCGCGTTCTCCGTGCCCAGACTGGCACCTGCTGCATACCCCAACTCACGCTGACGTTTGCCGCCGTTCCAAAAGGTGCGCCAGCTATCGGCAACACGGCGCCGAATGCCAAACATCTCTCCATCGCGCAGATGCCAGATGTACAAATTGACCAGCAGTGCCTGAAACGTCCAGACAGTGGCCGTGGCCACAGCAGAGCCTACAGCCCCCATGGCCGGGAATGGCCCGACACCGAACACCAGCATCCAGTTCGCCAGCACGTTGAGCAGATTGGCTGCGATCATGATGATCATGCCCGGCAGAGGCCGCTTGATGCCTTCAAGGAAATAGCCCCCCGCCACCGTCATCAAAAGGAATGGCAGGGCGATGCCAAGCACAATGCTGACCTTGCCGCCTTCAAGTGCCAGTTCATCTGACTGCCCCGTGAGTGACAGGATTGGTCCACCGAAAACGCAGAAGATCAGACCAAGGCAGCCCAACCCGAAGGCATAGGGCACACCCCGTCGCCAGGCGGCGCCACAGGCAGGGTGCTCACCGGCCCCATAGGCGTTGGACGTGACAACCAACTGACCCATGATGCCGCCGAGCAAAAACAGCATCACAAACGCATAGGGCACATGACCAATGGCCTGAAATGCCAGTTGCTCTGACGAAAAATTGCCAACCATGACCGTATCCACCACTGACATGGTCAGCACGCCACCGCGCTGCACCATTGTGGGCGCCGCAAGACGCACCAGCTCGGATAAATGCGCGCGATAGAGCGCCAGACGCTCTGCGGAAAATGTAAAAAGGCTCATGGGAACGGCCGCTATGGAATGATGCCGAGTCCGGCAGGGCTGCGCACGCTATCACGCAATCCATGCTGGTGAAGCCCGTTCCTGTCACATCGGCCATGCGTCACGCGTCCCGGTCTTACCGCGAGGCTGTTGGAACAATATGTCGTGTAAACTTGTCTGGTATCGGAACAAGTGCTCACCTATCTCAGGTAAGGCCCCATTCTGGTCCACAGGCCTATTCTGGTCCGCAGGGAGGACATTATGCGCACCAAACTGATCACGTTTCTTATCATCGCGGTTCTTGGCGCTGCTGGTGTATGGCAGATACTGCAGACCAGCCGCCCCGGCGCGATCGTTTTCGGCGCATCCATGCTGGTCGTAGGCATCGCCGTGCTGTTTGCACGCAGCAAAAAACCGTCGGCAAAGAAGCCTTCCGACAAGATGCCGGGCCATGCCGTGGCACTTCGACAAAGCCGTGCCATGGTGCGGGGTGAGGATGGCGAAATTCGCGGACTTCCCGGCGGACCGGCCTAGGCCCGTAGGCGACCAGACCGCGCCGTCCCACCGCCTTGAGGTAACTTCCTGCATGACGTCCCCTGGTTCCACTCGCGTTACGAAAAAGACACCTCCTCCGTCGGCAGATGATCGCAAGCGCAAGTCGCGCTCCTTGCACACTTTGGGCCTCATCGCCGCCAGCCTCACAGGCGCCGCGCAATTTTCCGGGGCACAGGCTGCCGCAGAAAAAGATCTCTTCCGCTACCAGTGGAACGACACGCAGATGGTTGCCCAGCGCGCGGGTGACACAAACGGAACCCGAGTCATCTTCATTCATGGGACGCCGGGGTCTGCCGGAGCATGGGACGACTATCTCGCAGACGTACCGGACGGCTTTGAGTATGTGGCCGTGGACCGTGCAGGATTTGGTGAAAGCGGACCAGACGATGCGGTGACGTCCCTCGCGGACCAGGCAGAAGCCTTGGTGCCTCTCGTTGACACGGCAAAGCGCGCGGGCGTTATCGTCGTTGGACACTCTTTGGGCGGACCGGTTGCCACCATGCTGGGCGTACTGCGCCCGCACAGCGTCAAGGCACTGGTGATTGTGGCTGGCTCACTGGACCCGGCCTTGGAAGAAATCCATTTCATGCAGACGATTGGCGAATGGTGGGGCATACGCCACGTGCTGCCGCGCATGATCCGCAATGCAAACCGTGAACTGATGGTTCTGGAGGCCGAACTTGAAGCCCTCGCGCCCTTGATGGCGAACCTCAAAATGCCAATTCAGGTGGTTCACGGCACGCAGGATAATCTGACGCCATTCCAGAATGTGCCGTACATGGAGGCACATTTCACTTCTGCCCCCCTGACAGTGACCATTCTTGAGGGCCAGAACCACTTTTTGCCCTGGAATTCCAAGGCAGAAATTGATGCAGCCATTGACCGGGCCGCCAATTCCAGCCAATCAACACCCTCTGAAAGTGAGCTTTC from Candidatus Phaeomarinobacter ectocarpi includes these protein-coding regions:
- a CDS encoding WS/DGAT/MGAT family O-acyltransferase, with the protein product MRRLNIQDSAFLTVETDESPTHVAGLQILELPPRYKGNFFQDMFDRFDLSAPPQPPFNLKLGGDLSRLELTPRWVEDQEFDLDYHIRFVRLPEPGTMEQLTTFVSRLHGQRLDRNHPLWECYCIEGIEGNRVAMYIKVHHALVDGVAATAIMSSTLSRSSRNKMDKGFWQMAPQRAKVPAKQPIKRDMLSLATESLGQVAEGVGTTTRTVSELGGRLLRGGFHMLSGDSREAPLPFQSPNTVFNTTITRHRRFGVATLPLSRVKDAGKNLDATINDLVLAICSGALRKYLKLHNSLPTKPLTTMCPVSVRPKDAVQEGNSISMIITTLATDVEDPLERLEVIKRSSRAAKDKVNHLSREAATNYSLLLNAAVLATNAVGLGGTVPPPANLVISNVPGPREQLFINGAKLVANYPMSVLVHSQALNITVTSYMDSIDFGLMADRETIPDVDVMAEMITEAALDLEEAFERKMETQAFQASEALAGHKRLKEAQAEAQAKAAAKRKRKAKASTKKAPTKKAAAKKKAAPKAKAKRASKPNAKAKSSPKADNTNKAETVAVTATVDTPVPTPPGETFSSAAE
- a CDS encoding MATE family efflux transporter; this encodes MSLFTFSAERLALYRAHLSELVRLAAPTMVQRGGVLTMSVVDTVMVGNFSSEQLAFQAIGHVPYAFVMLFLLGGIMGQLVVTSNAYGAGEHPACGAAWRRGVPYAFGLGCLGLIFCVFGGPILSLTGQSDELALEGGKVSIVLGIALPFLLMTVAGGYFLEGIKRPLPGMIIMIAANLLNVLANWMLVFGVGPFPAMGAVGSAVATATVWTFQALLVNLYIWHLRDGEMFGIRRRVADSWRTFWNGGKRQRELGYAAGASLGTENAAFSIMQLMAGLMGPIALAGYAVTFNAFAVAFMVSIGIGTATAVRVGFYYGQRDKDQMAVAGWTGLAFNLMVMTALGAVLIIFAEPIAGAYGDDMDLIVLAAGMIAFIALVLPLDTVQTVMASALRGMGETWVPTGFHLISYFGIMVPLAWYLGLHLERGPIGLLEAFLVASVFSATVISLRFRILAGRGGAGGLAN
- a CDS encoding alpha/beta fold hydrolase, translating into MTSPGSTRVTKKTPPPSADDRKRKSRSLHTLGLIAASLTGAAQFSGAQAAAEKDLFRYQWNDTQMVAQRAGDTNGTRVIFIHGTPGSAGAWDDYLADVPDGFEYVAVDRAGFGESGPDDAVTSLADQAEALVPLVDTAKRAGVIVVGHSLGGPVATMLGVLRPHSVKALVIVAGSLDPALEEIHFMQTIGEWWGIRHVLPRMIRNANRELMVLEAELEALAPLMANLKMPIQVVHGTQDNLTPFQNVPYMEAHFTSAPLTVTILEGQNHFLPWNSKAEIDAAIDRAANSSQSTPSESELSETP